In Chitinophaga sp. HK235, a single window of DNA contains:
- a CDS encoding oligosaccharide flippase family protein, with protein MSLSKRSVINIVSGGLGYLIPILLNIISIPIILNKLGNEAYGLLNLVNLIIGYLIISDMGLDIPITKYVAEYNAGNNRDKLKSLLNSALQIYIRIGLGGMILVAAFSGILSRNVFKIPDSHLQEARLIFILAGVGFLFSILNLFAKAVFNGLQKYEVSNGLNVLQNLLSILFGIILVLSGGGIVWFVFIRVIFYLLSFCAYVFLIKKEVPEFSLLSGVNSHVWSLLKGQFGYGFILRVGSLFFSRIDQTLIGIWLGVSEVGIYSIPLLIASSISALIGSVTHYVFPKTTELLTTGKKDEFNVFFQRNMKFVSVMAICSFIPVIIFSHEILRLWVGNDVSAKATVTLIALSGAYFVNAVTTIVVTGCFVGIGKLNRFTIYVIARGVVMGVACLLLIKNYGILGAGLAMLSTCIIDIAYFIVVTKRFLGMSPFPVAFETILKPLLCASVAALPFYYFTNQLHLTWLSLISLSVLYVMVLAILMLVTGVVSKSEREFLLGLVQKVFHKYQRA; from the coding sequence ATGAGCTTAAGTAAAAGATCTGTAATAAATATAGTATCCGGAGGGTTAGGATATCTGATTCCAATATTGCTTAATATTATTTCGATTCCAATAATATTAAACAAATTGGGTAATGAGGCTTACGGATTGTTAAATCTCGTTAATCTGATAATAGGTTACCTTATTATTAGTGATATGGGATTGGATATACCTATTACTAAATACGTAGCGGAGTATAACGCCGGGAATAACCGGGATAAGTTAAAATCACTGCTTAATTCGGCCCTGCAGATCTATATCAGGATCGGTTTGGGTGGAATGATCCTGGTTGCTGCTTTTTCAGGTATTTTATCCCGGAATGTTTTTAAAATTCCTGATTCTCATTTACAGGAGGCCAGGCTGATATTTATTCTTGCAGGGGTTGGATTCTTATTCAGTATTCTGAATCTTTTTGCAAAAGCGGTATTTAATGGTCTGCAGAAATATGAAGTATCTAATGGACTAAACGTACTCCAGAATCTCTTGTCTATTTTATTCGGTATTATTCTGGTTTTAAGTGGTGGAGGAATAGTATGGTTTGTGTTCATCCGTGTAATTTTCTATTTGCTTAGTTTTTGTGCCTATGTCTTTTTGATAAAGAAGGAGGTGCCGGAGTTCAGTCTTTTATCAGGTGTAAATTCCCATGTCTGGAGTTTGTTAAAGGGGCAGTTTGGGTATGGGTTTATTCTGCGGGTAGGGAGCCTTTTTTTCTCGAGAATTGATCAGACTTTAATAGGTATCTGGCTGGGTGTTTCGGAGGTAGGGATATATTCTATTCCACTGTTAATAGCGAGTTCTATTAGTGCGTTGATAGGAAGTGTCACGCATTATGTCTTCCCTAAAACAACTGAATTATTGACTACAGGGAAAAAGGATGAATTTAATGTCTTTTTTCAACGCAATATGAAATTTGTTTCAGTGATGGCAATCTGCTCTTTTATTCCTGTTATTATTTTCTCGCACGAGATATTGCGTTTGTGGGTAGGAAATGATGTAAGTGCTAAAGCAACAGTTACATTAATTGCTTTAAGTGGTGCTTATTTTGTTAATGCGGTGACAACCATTGTGGTTACCGGTTGTTTTGTTGGTATTGGCAAGTTGAATCGCTTTACGATATACGTTATTGCGAGAGGAGTTGTTATGGGAGTTGCCTGCCTGCTTTTAATAAAGAATTACGGGATTCTTGGAGCAGGTTTAGCCATGTTATCTACCTGCATCATTGATATTGCCTACTTTATAGTGGTAACAAAGAGATTTTTAGGTATGTCCCCTTTCCCTGTGGCATTCGAAACAATTTTGAAACCTCTTTTATGTGCTTCTGTTGCGGCACTGCCATTTTATTATTTCACTAACCAGCTTCATCTGACATGGTTGTCTTTAATAAGCTTATCGGTTTTATATGTTATGGTACTGGCTATACTAATGTTAGTAACAGGAGTAGTTTCAAAAAGCGAAAGGGAGTTTTTACTGGGGTTAGTACAGAAAGTATTTCATAAATACCAGCGTGCTTAA